The following are from one region of the Corylus avellana chromosome ca1, CavTom2PMs-1.0 genome:
- the LOC132188295 gene encoding GATA transcription factor 5-like: protein MECCVEARALRPSLVVGEFAMKTAQQALFDDHLFATGVPSEDFSVDDLLDLSNPDLEDGVYVEEEEEDEGEMGLSSPEQADDNNSISANFSGTAESESYLTDELAVPDDDIAELEWLSHFVHDDLSESSLLCTAGEQNIESRVTNQSEPEWRPRPPFFPSGVPSKARSKRTRAVKRVWRLGSPLTQSSPPSSSASSPGFSSTPCLIFTNTVQTMELFDFAEPPMKKQKKKPAVQSGSASGGSQFQRRCSHCQVQKTPQWRTGPLGAKTLCNACGVRYKSGRLFPEYRPACSPTFSGDVHSNSHRKVLEMRKRKEMMTEPESMLTQMVSSFG, encoded by the exons ATGGAGTGCTGCGTGGAAGCGAGAGCGTTAAGACCAAGTTTAGTAGTAGGAGAATTTGCCATGAAAACGGCGCAGCAAGCGCTTTTTGATGACCATTTATTTGCTACCGGAGTTCCCAGCGAAGATTTCTCTGTGGATGACCTTCTTGACCTGTCTAATCCGGACTTAGAAGATGGGGTTTAcgttgaggaagaagaagaggacgAAGGAGAGATGGGTTTGTCTTCACCGGAGCAAGCAGACGATAACAATTCCATCTCTGCCAATTTCTCCGGCACGGCTGAGTCCGAGTCATATCTCACCGACGAACTTGCCGTTCCG GACGATGATATTGCAGAGCTTGAATGGCTTTCTCACTTCGTGCACGATGATTTGTCAGAATCATCTCTTTTATGCACTGCCGGAGAACAGAATATCGAAAGTCGTGTAACGAACCAGTCCGAACCGGAGTGGAGACCGAGACCTCCATTTTTTCCTTCAGGAGTTCCATCGAAAGCCAGAAGCAAAAGGACAAGAGCCGTTAAACGCGTTTGGAGACTTGGTTCACCGCTCACCCAATCCTCACCGCCGTCTTCTTCGGCATCTTCTCCTGGGTTTTCTTCGACACCTTGTCTTATCTTTACCAATACGGTTCAAACCATGGAGTTATTCGATTTTGCTGAACCGCCCatgaagaagcagaagaagaaaccGGCGGTTCAAAGCGGTAGCGCGTCAGGTGGTTCCCAGTTTCAGCGTCGGTGCAGCCACTGCCAGGTGCAGAAGACCCCGCAGTGGAGAACCGGTCCACTCGGTGCCAAAACGCTTTGCAACGCTTGTGGGGTCCGGTACAAGTCCGGCCGGCTTTTCCCAGAGTATAGACCGGCCTGTAGTCCGACTTTTTCCGGCGATGTTCATTCGAATAGTCACCGGAAAGTGTTGGAGATGAGGAAGAGAAAGGAGATGATGACTGAACCGGAATCCATGTTGACCCAGATGGTATCAAGTTTTGGATAG
- the LOC132170254 gene encoding GATA transcription factor 5-like: RPPFFPSGVPSKARSKRTRAVKRVWRLGSPLTQSSPPSSSASSPGFSSTPCLIFTNTVQTMELFDFAEPPMKKQKKKPAVQTGSASGGSQFQRRCSHCQVQKTPQWRTGPLGAKTLCNACGVRYKSGRLFPEYRPACSPTFSGDVHSNSHRKVLEMRKRKEMMTEPESMLTQMVSSFG; this comes from the coding sequence AGACCTCCATTTTTTCCTTCAGGAGTTCCATCGAAAGCCAGAAGCAAAAGGACAAGAGCCGTTAAACGCGTTTGGAGACTTGGTTCACCGCTCACCCAATCCTCACCACCGTCTTCTTCGGCATCTTCTCCTGGGTTTTCTTCGACACCTTGTCTTATCTTTACCAATACGGTTCAAACCATGGAGTTATTCGATTTTGCTGAACCGCCCatgaagaagcagaagaagaaaccGGCGGTTCAAACCGGTAGCGCGTCAGGTGGTTCCCAGTTTCAGCGTCGGTGCAGCCACTGCCAGGTGCAGAAGACCCCGCAGTGGAGAACCGGTCCACTCGGTGCCAAAACGCTTTGCAACGCTTGTGGGGTCCGGTACAAGTCCGGCCGGCTTTTCCCAGAGTATAGACCGGCCTGTAGTCCGACTTTTTCCGGCGATGTTCATTCGAATAGTCACCGGAAAGTGTTGGAGATGAGGAAGAGAAAGGAGATGATGACTGAACCGGAATCCATGTTGACCCAGATGGTATCAAGTTTTGGATAG